The Malus domestica chromosome 10, GDT2T_hap1 genome contains a region encoding:
- the LOC103445775 gene encoding stemmadenine O-acetyltransferase-like → MVNVEVISKEIVKPSSPTPNHLYHYQFSFLDQITPPIYTSLVLFYEFNDEIQPEPAAAVISKRLKKSLSEVLTLFYPLAGRVKIDNHLVQCNDEGIPYLEAQVTNCRLCDFQQNPMPGELFKLIPFELRDHDNSEFALGVQLNIFECGGYAIGLCISHKLADGLSMIMFTNTWAAITRGENETKIERPEFVSAAVFPPADDVSGYRTFGVIPKNKVTKRFVFNAPTIEHLREKYTGLAGDDREKLPSRVQALSAFLWRRLAEASKDDHSIDENILHAAVHTVNLRPRTDPPIPRCSFGNFYQIFLTTPLVSSSSSSSGIDDQESCHDMVKQVREELSKIDKDHVKRLQKGGHGSYLNRFIQRLAKPGKVVTLSYSSLCSFPLYDIDFGWGRPTWVAVPPPPYKNLIVLADTKEAGGIEAYVSLADDDAMTKFESDAFIQRRVGMNQDGSAGSNVTGHRAKL, encoded by the coding sequence ATGGTGAACGTTGAAGTAATCTCCAAGGAGATTGTCAAACCATCTTCTCCAACCCCAAACCATCTTTACCATTACCAGTTCTCCTTTCTTGATCAAATAACTCCTCCGATTTATACCTCTTTGGTCCTTTTCTATGAATTCAATGACGAGATCCAACCCGAACCTGCGGCTGCTGTAATATCCAAACGCCTAAAGAAGTCCTTATCTGAGGTGTTAACACTTTTCTACCCACTAGCCGGGCGAGTAAAAATCGACAACCATTTAGTACAGTGCAACGACGAGGGTATACCCTACCTTGAAGCTCAAGTAACCAACTGCCGACTTTGTGATTTTCAACAAAATCCAATGCCTGGTGAACTCTTTAAACTCATCCCGTTTGAACTACGCGACCATGACAATAGTGAATTTGCCCTAGGCGTCCAGCTCAATATCTTTGAATGTGGAGGATATGCCATTGGCCTATGCATTTCCCACAAGTTAGCGGATGGGTTATCTATGATCATGTTCACCAATACTTGGGCTGCCATAACCCGTGGAGAAAATGAAACCAAAATAGAGCGTCCAGAGTTTGTTTCCGCCGCAGTCTTCCCACCTGCCGATGATGTCAGTGGCTATCGTACGTTCGGTGTTATCCCAAAGAATAAAGTAACAAAGAGGTTTGTATTCAATGCCCCTACTATAGAGCATCTCAGAGAAAAATATACAGGCTTAGCGGGAGATGATCGCGAAAAACTTCCATCGCGTGTTCAAGCCTTATCAGCTTTCCTATGGAGGCGACTCGCGGAAGCTAGCAAGGATGATCATTCTATTGATGAGAATATACTTCATGCGGCAGTCCATACTGTGAACCTGCGTCCCAGAACGGATCCACCAATTCCACGCTGTTCCTTTGgaaatttttatcaaattttcctTACAACTCCCTTGGTCAGTagtagcagcagcagcagcggaATCGATGATCAAGAATCTTGTCATGACATGGTAAAGCAGGTACGAGAAGAACTAAGCAAGATTGACAAGGACCATGTGAAAAGGCTACAGAAGGGTGGCCACGGGAGTTACCTCAACCGATTTATTCAAAGGCTTGCCAAACCAGGAAAGGTGGTTACGTTGTCCTACAGTAGTCTGTGCAGTTTTCCTCTCTATGATATTGATTTCGGTTGGGGGAGACCTACATGGGTGGCTGTACCGCCGCCTCCCTATAAGAACCTAATAGTTTTAGCTGACACCAAAGAGGCTGGCGGAATAGAGGCATACGTTAGCCTGGCAGATGATGATGCCATGACTAAATTCGAAAGTGATGCCTTCATCCAAAGACGGGTGGGCATGAATCAGGATGGTTCTGCAGGATCAAACGTAACAGGCCACCGAGCCAAACTCTAA